In Anaerolineales bacterium, one DNA window encodes the following:
- a CDS encoding helix-turn-helix domain-containing protein: MSPTAVTPDQFSTFGDLVKHLRRQAHLTQMELAMAVGYSDAQISRIEKNQRTPDAATITALFVPALGLENDSKWMMRLLELAKDKPQLPSDNSQTNSTPHNLPHQLTSFIGREKEIAEVTDLLKAHHLVTLTGPGGTGKTRLSLQVVSDLLAFFPDGVRLIEFASISEPTLVAFEVTNWVGLKESSKSAPSVTKVLVEYFRSRKALLIFDNCEHLIEPIAHLADLLTQSCRDVVILATSRETLGVKGEIAYAVPPLNIPDSKSDLSTLMDSESGRLFVERASAASTSFSLTQANASTIAQICLRLDGIPLALELAAARIKMMTVDEIVKRLNDRFQLLKGGARTTIPRQQTLRSMIDWSYNLLSEQEKILFRRLAVFVGGWTLEAAEAVCGGEGSGDPESHQILDLLSQLVNKSLVLVETRQAESRYHFLETIRQYALEQLSEAEEASAMRAKHLAYFVKLAEEAEPELYRSDQIVWVNKLDDELDNLRLALEWAIAADAKAGMRLLVSLVLYWNARINPQECDAWLNRLLEQYHAADSLRARALAYRGLILTNLGKFNEARASVNQGLELSRSISDQSTEAYSLYILGVSFWQRGDFEQGVPIMKQSLALYEAVGDKLGQATTLMRLVGSSDYEASKAYMVESIRLQRELGNLSGLAFSLYYLSIFLILHGDFSSPLPMAEEALSIFQRLGNSVGEANALTIYGYLAFFRNEYQDSIAYVKKAIELNEKNGDLMPALYNRRELAMGLLHQGDMEEAKELLHDCVIQFQKLNAFDGLAKTIETVASLFVRQEDPVRAALLIAWAGDLRQKSRSIIWPMQGTFIDEILAKIHTMIDETKFAELSTQGRTMTMEAAIALALEGIHKSSLANNEIPAGKKPI; the protein is encoded by the coding sequence CCCCAACTCCCTTCAGATAATTCCCAAACAAATAGCACGCCGCATAATCTCCCTCATCAATTGACCAGTTTTATCGGGCGCGAAAAGGAAATCGCTGAAGTCACTGACCTGTTAAAAGCTCATCACCTCGTCACCCTCACAGGTCCAGGCGGCACAGGCAAAACTCGCCTCTCGCTTCAGGTCGTATCCGATTTGCTCGCCTTCTTTCCTGATGGAGTCCGGCTGATTGAGTTTGCGTCCATCAGCGAGCCTACCTTGGTCGCATTTGAAGTTACGAATTGGGTTGGGTTGAAAGAGTCGAGCAAATCAGCGCCTTCTGTCACCAAAGTATTGGTCGAATATTTTCGCTCTCGCAAGGCGCTGCTCATTTTCGATAATTGCGAACATCTCATCGAGCCCATCGCGCATCTGGCGGATCTGCTCACGCAGTCATGCAGGGATGTGGTCATTCTCGCCACCAGCCGCGAAACGCTTGGGGTCAAGGGCGAGATCGCCTATGCTGTGCCGCCGCTCAACATTCCCGATTCCAAATCAGACCTCTCTACTTTAATGGACTCCGAATCTGGACGCCTCTTCGTGGAACGCGCCTCGGCTGCCTCTACGAGTTTTTCCTTGACCCAGGCAAATGCTTCAACCATCGCCCAAATCTGCCTCCGGTTAGACGGCATTCCCCTCGCCCTCGAGTTGGCGGCGGCGCGCATCAAAATGATGACGGTAGATGAAATTGTGAAACGGCTCAATGACCGCTTCCAACTGCTGAAAGGCGGCGCACGGACAACAATCCCGCGCCAACAAACCCTACGCTCCATGATCGACTGGAGTTACAACCTGCTCTCGGAGCAGGAGAAGATTCTATTCCGTAGGCTGGCGGTCTTCGTCGGCGGATGGACGCTCGAAGCTGCAGAAGCAGTTTGCGGCGGCGAAGGAAGCGGGGATCCTGAATCCCACCAGATCCTTGATCTGCTGTCGCAACTGGTTAACAAATCGTTGGTGCTTGTCGAAACCAGACAAGCCGAAAGCCGCTACCACTTTTTGGAAACGATCCGTCAATATGCGCTTGAGCAATTGTCTGAAGCCGAAGAAGCCTCCGCGATGCGGGCAAAACATCTGGCGTATTTTGTGAAGCTGGCAGAAGAAGCCGAACCTGAGTTATATCGTTCAGATCAAATCGTCTGGGTGAACAAATTAGACGACGAACTGGATAACCTGCGCCTGGCTTTGGAATGGGCGATTGCTGCCGATGCGAAAGCTGGCATGCGTTTATTGGTTTCGCTGGTTTTGTATTGGAATGCACGCATCAACCCGCAGGAATGTGATGCATGGCTGAATCGCTTATTGGAGCAATACCACGCTGCGGATTCACTGCGCGCTCGGGCGCTGGCATATCGTGGTTTGATACTGACAAATCTTGGAAAATTTAACGAGGCGCGCGCAAGCGTCAATCAAGGTCTGGAATTGTCGCGTAGTATCTCGGATCAGTCTACTGAAGCGTACAGTCTTTATATTTTGGGGGTGAGTTTTTGGCAGCGGGGAGATTTCGAACAAGGGGTTCCGATCATGAAACAGAGTTTGGCATTGTACGAGGCGGTGGGCGACAAACTCGGGCAGGCAACCACCTTGATGCGGTTGGTAGGTTCCTCTGACTATGAAGCCTCGAAAGCCTATATGGTTGAAAGCATACGTCTTCAACGTGAGTTGGGGAATCTTTCAGGGCTTGCCTTTTCCCTGTACTATCTTTCCATCTTTTTGATCTTGCATGGAGATTTTTCCTCGCCGTTACCCATGGCGGAAGAGGCTCTGTCAATTTTTCAACGACTTGGAAACTCCGTAGGGGAGGCAAATGCTTTGACGATCTACGGATATCTTGCATTTTTTCGAAATGAGTATCAGGATTCCATCGCATACGTCAAGAAGGCGATCGAATTAAACGAAAAGAATGGCGATCTCATGCCAGCTCTCTACAATCGCAGAGAATTGGCAATGGGGCTCCTTCACCAGGGCGACATGGAGGAAGCCAAAGAACTGCTACATGATTGCGTCATACAGTTTCAAAAGCTAAATGCATTCGATGGTTTGGCGAAAACCATCGAAACAGTGGCAAGTCTGTTTGTGCGACAAGAAGACCCCGTCCGTGCCGCGTTGTTGATCGCCTGGGCAGGTGACTTGCGCCAAAAGAGTCGTTCGATTATCTGGCCCATGCAAGGGACATTCATTGACGAGATTCTTGCAAAAATCCACACCATGATCGATGAAACGAAATTTGCCGAGCTCTCCACTCAAGGGCGCACGATGACGATGGAAGCAGCAATCGCGCTGGCATTGGAGGGGATACACAAATCATCACTTGCAAATAATGAAATTCCTGCGGGAAAGAAACCAATATAA
- a CDS encoding alpha/beta hydrolase, whose product MNLSPLFWTLSLLAVSIGIFLALASRAKARLRKQYLPIGQMVDIGGYRLHMHVEGEGTPTVILDSGAGGIGLSWELVRPAIAKATRVVTYDRAGLGWSDPSPYPRDAFTMAVELHTMLVNANIPAPYILVGHSLGGPVARQFAAKYPGEVAGLVMVDSAHEQQMKHFPEAMVKMANSMKGMMGVMKLMGTLGIFALKPSLIAIGDNGKLSKEVVAQMQGVMASSNSHAEALVAESESVYAAQTQPVSTLGDLPLTVISHGQLDANAVPPSLGQQVRDEYEAAWQKLQAEIVSLSTRGRRIVAERSGHNVMFDQPEIVTESILEMMGKIRYKDSLSIKK is encoded by the coding sequence ATGAACCTCTCGCCTCTTTTCTGGACCTTGAGCCTGCTCGCTGTTTCGATCGGCATTTTCCTCGCCCTAGCATCTCGTGCCAAAGCCCGCCTCAGGAAGCAGTATCTGCCCATCGGGCAGATGGTGGACATTGGCGGTTACCGCCTCCACATGCACGTCGAAGGCGAAGGGACTCCCACCGTCATCCTCGACTCAGGCGCAGGCGGGATCGGACTCTCATGGGAACTCGTCCGCCCTGCCATTGCCAAAGCCACGCGGGTCGTCACCTATGACCGCGCAGGTCTCGGCTGGAGCGACCCCAGCCCCTACCCGCGTGATGCGTTCACGATGGCGGTGGAATTACACACGATGCTGGTCAATGCAAACATCCCTGCCCCATACATCCTCGTCGGTCACTCCCTCGGTGGACCTGTCGCCCGTCAGTTCGCGGCGAAATATCCGGGTGAAGTCGCTGGGCTTGTGATGGTGGATTCCGCTCACGAACAGCAGATGAAACACTTCCCTGAAGCGATGGTGAAAATGGCAAACTCGATGAAAGGCATGATGGGCGTAATGAAGTTGATGGGTACACTCGGCATCTTTGCCCTCAAGCCCAGCCTGATCGCAATTGGAGACAACGGCAAACTCTCGAAAGAAGTAGTCGCACAAATGCAAGGTGTGATGGCATCCAGCAATAGCCATGCTGAAGCGTTGGTCGCTGAATCTGAAAGCGTTTACGCGGCGCAGACCCAGCCTGTGTCCACGCTTGGCGACCTGCCTCTGACCGTCATCAGTCATGGGCAATTGGATGCAAATGCCGTTCCACCATCATTGGGTCAACAGGTGCGCGACGAGTACGAAGCCGCGTGGCAAAAACTTCAGGCGGAGATTGTATCGCTGTCAACTCGAGGCAGGCGCATCGTCGCGGAAAGAAGTGGGCACAACGTCATGTTCGATCAGCCTGAGATCGTTACCGAATCCATTTTGGAAATGATGGGTAAAATTCGATATAAGGATTCTTTATCCATCAAAAAATAG
- a CDS encoding MFS transporter: protein MIQTETKTNPFREVIGNYNFRLLWVGEGISVLGDHFYMIALPWLVLQLTGDSLAMGTVLALSAIPRALLMLVGGALTDRFSPRSLMLASNAARFMFVSLLAGLVFTNNVQLWMLYTLAILFGVADAFFYPAQSSMTPQLVKKENLQVANSLIHGMMMLAMLAGPVLAGVLIAVLGDGRSATADMKGIAAAFGLDALTFLASLVTLVFIRTPQNESRETSENILESIRLGLNFVWNDVPLRAFFFVVAAVTFFFNGPFNIGVPILANTRFPEGAVAYGTILSTWGAGSLIGIALAGILPRPNPKRMGTVLLSLVSVMGIGLALLGVSSSTLIAAVIGLTLGSVNGYINVFFTTWVQSRAPRAFIGRLMSLLMFSSTGLFPVSMALSGALSRVDVTLLLTVSGGIVALLGILMTLNPTVHAMEPAAQIGD from the coding sequence ATGATTCAAACTGAAACCAAAACCAATCCGTTCCGCGAAGTGATTGGCAACTATAACTTCCGCCTGCTGTGGGTCGGCGAAGGCATATCTGTGCTTGGCGACCACTTCTACATGATCGCCCTGCCGTGGCTCGTCTTGCAATTGACAGGCGACTCACTTGCGATGGGAACCGTGCTGGCCCTCTCGGCGATTCCCCGCGCGTTGTTGATGCTGGTCGGCGGCGCCCTTACTGACCGCTTCTCGCCGCGCTCGCTTATGCTGGCGTCAAATGCGGCGCGTTTTATGTTCGTTTCCCTGCTCGCAGGATTGGTCTTCACGAACAATGTCCAACTGTGGATGTTATATACTCTTGCCATTCTATTTGGCGTGGCAGATGCGTTCTTCTATCCCGCGCAGAGTTCGATGACGCCGCAACTGGTGAAGAAAGAAAACCTCCAGGTTGCCAACTCTCTTATCCACGGCATGATGATGCTTGCCATGCTGGCAGGTCCTGTACTGGCAGGTGTGTTAATCGCAGTGTTGGGAGATGGTCGTTCTGCTACGGCAGATATGAAAGGCATTGCCGCAGCGTTCGGTCTTGATGCGCTGACCTTCCTTGCCTCGCTTGTCACGCTGGTGTTTATCAGAACCCCGCAGAACGAATCGCGCGAAACCAGCGAGAACATCCTCGAATCCATCCGCTTAGGCCTGAACTTCGTCTGGAATGATGTTCCCCTGCGTGCTTTCTTCTTCGTAGTCGCAGCGGTCACCTTCTTTTTCAACGGGCCCTTCAACATCGGCGTGCCCATCCTCGCAAACACGCGCTTTCCCGAAGGGGCGGTTGCCTACGGAACCATCCTCTCCACTTGGGGAGCGGGCTCGCTCATTGGGATAGCGCTGGCTGGCATATTACCTCGCCCGAATCCGAAGCGCATGGGTACAGTGCTCCTCAGTCTCGTTAGTGTGATGGGCATCGGACTCGCCCTCCTTGGCGTCTCGTCATCCACCCTCATCGCAGCAGTCATTGGACTCACGCTTGGCTCAGTCAATGGGTATATCAACGTCTTCTTCACCACCTGGGTGCAAAGTCGTGCTCCTAGAGCCTTCATCGGTCGCCTGATGTCGTTGCTCATGTTCTCCAGCACAGGTCTCTTCCCCGTCTCGATGGCGCTCTCTGGTGCTCTCAGCCGTGTGGATGTGACTCTGTTGCTCACCGTCTCTGGTGGGATCGTCGCCCTGCTTGGAATTTTGATGACTCTAAATCCAACTGTCCACGCGATGGAACCTGCCGCGCAGATTGGAGATTGA
- a CDS encoding DUF3887 domain-containing protein: MKTKFTTLFVLLIVAVLASACGGSAPEGEATSVLSQEEAAAIVENAMQGLADGDYPAWSRDWSDTMKNAIPEKAFLDYRSQVTAQYGQFVSIESVTLEPGKTQGYVRWAAVCTFENGRIKFNFSFENDGRLIEGVLPEAVQ, translated from the coding sequence ATGAAAACCAAATTCACCACCCTGTTCGTCTTATTGATCGTCGCCGTGCTGGCATCCGCGTGCGGAGGTTCAGCGCCAGAGGGCGAAGCGACATCCGTTCTGAGTCAGGAAGAAGCCGCAGCCATCGTGGAAAACGCCATGCAGGGACTTGCGGACGGCGACTACCCCGCCTGGAGCCGAGATTGGTCCGACACGATGAAGAACGCCATCCCCGAGAAAGCCTTTCTGGATTACCGCAGTCAGGTGACCGCCCAATACGGTCAATTCGTGTCCATCGAGTCCGTGACCCTCGAGCCTGGCAAGACGCAGGGCTACGTCCGCTGGGCGGCGGTCTGCACCTTCGAGAACGGCAGGATCAAATTCAATTTCAGTTTCGAGAACGACGGCAGACTGATCGAAGGCGTTTTGCCCGAAGCCGTGCAATAA
- a CDS encoding DUF5698 domain-containing protein — MLRTISQKFDSNVWKRKIIWVGIAAVAAISLIAFTAEIISDSINSLAFLIPWSSLGGALFIVGLRLADVPIGTLKTVLMVRGMRTWATILGLIEVTVWITAIGKVMGHLDNPWNIAGYALGYSAGTWLGMWIENRLAFGSVEVHTISMTRSDEVADAIRAFGYGVTQFQALGQSGPVCIVGTIAERKHLDGLLNRIREVDASAFVTVDETKQVLGGYRLGK; from the coding sequence ATGTTACGCACCATCTCCCAAAAATTCGACTCAAATGTCTGGAAACGAAAAATCATCTGGGTGGGTATTGCCGCCGTCGCTGCCATTAGCCTTATTGCCTTCACTGCTGAGATCATATCCGATTCGATTAATTCACTGGCGTTCCTCATACCGTGGAGTTCGCTCGGTGGCGCGCTCTTTATCGTCGGATTGCGTCTTGCCGATGTTCCCATTGGAACTCTGAAAACCGTCCTGATGGTGCGCGGCATGCGGACGTGGGCGACAATCCTTGGCTTGATCGAGGTCACAGTATGGATCACAGCAATTGGCAAAGTGATGGGTCATCTCGACAACCCGTGGAATATTGCAGGCTACGCGCTCGGTTATAGCGCAGGCACTTGGCTGGGCATGTGGATCGAGAACCGACTGGCGTTCGGCTCGGTGGAAGTCCACACGATTTCGATGACCAGAAGTGACGAGGTGGCGGATGCCATCCGTGCCTTCGGGTATGGCGTTACGCAGTTTCAGGCTCTTGGTCAATCAGGTCCCGTCTGCATTGTCGGTACGATTGCCGAGCGCAAGCATCTGGATGGACTGCTGAATCGGATTCGGGAGGTGGACGCCAGCGCCTTCGTCACCGTGGACGAGACCAAACAAGTGCTCGGCGGCTACCGCCTTGGCAAGTAA
- a CDS encoding serine hydrolase: protein MSRLKKIVGILFSSILILVLAVFISASLYDSPEYARRLLMYGQSDINDRAIFPERPIQNGGNVSVLEKGNGGIPETLTWTLPSGEARTASWEEVFSRTDTKAFIVIRDDKIIYEGYFNGATRDTINTSFSSAKSFNSALIGAAIADGLIESADDPVIKYVPEIAGRGLDTLTIRDLLLMSTGIRYAEHPTPFGDDALTYYSPDLRRTALRVRASGAPIGDEWLYNNYHPLLEGLIIERVTGVNVSEYLQEKFWKPMGAEYSASWSLDSEASGFEKMESGINARAVDYARFGLVFLHTGTWNGSQILPEEWVSESTTPEDAWKVPSLSGLSLYYKYHWWGFQNEDGTYDFMALGRYWQVVYVAPRRNVVVVRLGDDPNSYPVNWTEAIHNLIDQME from the coding sequence ATGTCCAGATTGAAGAAGATAGTAGGAATACTCTTTTCCTCCATCCTCATCCTTGTTCTGGCGGTATTTATTTCTGCAAGCCTGTACGACTCGCCTGAATATGCGCGGCGGCTGTTAATGTATGGGCAGTCTGATATTAACGACCGCGCCATTTTTCCTGAGCGCCCGATCCAAAATGGCGGGAATGTCTCTGTGCTGGAAAAAGGCAATGGGGGAATTCCCGAAACGCTTACATGGACCCTTCCCAGCGGTGAAGCCCGCACGGCAAGTTGGGAAGAGGTGTTCAGCCGCACCGATACCAAAGCCTTCATCGTGATTCGGGACGACAAGATCATCTATGAGGGCTATTTCAATGGCGCGACACGCGACACGATCAACACCTCCTTTTCATCAGCCAAGTCATTTAACTCAGCCTTGATCGGCGCGGCTATCGCGGACGGTTTGATCGAATCTGCGGATGACCCAGTGATTAAGTATGTCCCCGAAATTGCGGGACGTGGACTCGATACGCTCACCATCCGCGACCTGTTGTTGATGAGCACTGGCATTCGATACGCGGAACATCCCACTCCGTTCGGCGATGACGCGTTGACTTACTATTCGCCTGATCTGCGCCGCACTGCTTTGCGTGTCCGAGCCTCTGGCGCGCCGATTGGCGATGAATGGCTCTATAACAATTATCATCCACTGCTGGAGGGTTTGATAATTGAACGAGTCACGGGTGTGAACGTGTCGGAGTATTTGCAGGAGAAATTCTGGAAGCCGATGGGAGCGGAATATTCCGCCTCATGGAGTTTGGACAGTGAGGCCTCCGGCTTCGAGAAGATGGAGAGCGGCATCAACGCCCGCGCTGTTGACTATGCCCGCTTTGGACTGGTCTTCCTCCATACTGGAACTTGGAACGGTAGTCAAATCCTGCCTGAGGAGTGGGTGAGTGAGTCGACAACCCCTGAAGATGCCTGGAAGGTTCCATCCCTTTCGGGTTTGTCCCTGTATTACAAGTATCACTGGTGGGGATTCCAGAATGAGGACGGTACATATGATTTCATGGCACTGGGCAGATACTGGCAGGTTGTCTATGTTGCGCCGCGCAGGAACGTGGTGGTGGTTCGCCTGGGCGACGATCCAAACTCATATCCCGTCAATTGGACCGAAGCGATTCACAATCTGATCGATCAAATGGAATAG
- a CDS encoding alpha/beta hydrolase, producing MTKLNQQLQLPDGRKLGYDERGPADGKPLFYFHGSPSSRVESTLYVSDELLKSLNVRLIAVDRPGLGLSDFQPTRRILDFSKDMLALADYLNIERFSVLAYSLGGPYGLACAFSIPERITKVGIVSGAAMFTEPELMKNINEGTRKFLTMPRESPFASRLFLGMMMGLMPRLAPKQFIAGAASVLPASDRQIVDSDPEFQQGFIRMVREATRQGTRGAFRESLLSVTDYGFRFQEIQMPILLWHGEADQNIPVEMARFAASALPKCEAKFYPAEGHLSLFKKHAEEIIRALIG from the coding sequence ATGACAAAACTGAATCAGCAACTTCAACTACCCGATGGGCGCAAACTTGGTTATGACGAGCGCGGTCCAGCAGACGGGAAGCCGCTTTTCTATTTTCACGGTTCGCCGAGTTCGCGCGTTGAATCCACGTTGTATGTAAGCGATGAGTTGTTAAAGTCGCTCAATGTGCGTTTGATCGCGGTAGATCGCCCAGGGTTGGGACTCTCCGATTTTCAGCCGACCCGCCGAATTCTGGATTTCTCCAAAGATATGCTCGCGTTGGCGGATTATTTGAACATCGAACGTTTTTCCGTGCTTGCCTATTCACTTGGCGGACCATATGGATTGGCTTGCGCATTTTCTATTCCAGAGCGAATAACTAAGGTTGGTATTGTGAGCGGCGCGGCGATGTTCACCGAACCAGAATTGATGAAGAACATCAACGAAGGGACGCGAAAATTCTTAACCATGCCGCGCGAATCTCCCTTCGCCTCGCGCCTGTTTCTGGGGATGATGATGGGATTAATGCCGCGCCTCGCGCCCAAACAGTTCATCGCGGGAGCCGCATCCGTGCTCCCTGCTTCCGACCGCCAAATCGTCGACTCAGATCCTGAATTCCAGCAAGGATTTATCCGCATGGTGCGCGAAGCCACGCGGCAGGGAACGCGCGGCGCGTTCCGCGAATCATTGCTGTCAGTCACGGATTATGGATTCCGCTTTCAGGAGATTCAGATGCCGATCCTGCTCTGGCACGGGGAGGCGGATCAAAATATACCTGTGGAGATGGCGCGTTTTGCTGCATCAGCCCTCCCGAAGTGCGAAGCGAAGTTTTATCCAGCAGAGGGACATCTCTCGCTATTCAAGAAGCACGCGGAGGAGATCATCCGCGCTCTGATAGGTTGA
- a CDS encoding response regulator transcription factor — protein sequence MTDKIRILIADDHAIVREGLRALLATEPDLELLAEATDGVQAVDKARALKPDVILLDLMMPRMDGVEAIAEIKKDWQEARIIVLTSFSDDEKVFSAIRSGALGYLLKDSSPQDLLHAIHTVGNGEGFLSPTIASKVMREINQPPKLPPTKDPLTERENEILQLVAQGLTNDQIAEQLVVSERTVRTHVSNILAKLQLANRTQAALYALKEGLASL from the coding sequence ATGACGGACAAGATTCGCATCCTGATCGCAGACGATCATGCCATCGTGCGCGAGGGCCTGCGCGCCCTGCTCGCCACAGAACCTGACCTGGAACTGCTCGCCGAAGCGACGGACGGGGTCCAGGCTGTGGACAAAGCCCGCGCCCTCAAACCCGACGTGATCCTGCTCGACCTGATGATGCCGCGCATGGACGGCGTGGAAGCCATCGCCGAGATCAAGAAGGATTGGCAGGAGGCGCGCATCATCGTGTTGACCTCGTTCTCGGACGATGAGAAGGTATTTTCCGCCATCCGCTCTGGCGCGCTGGGATATTTGCTCAAGGATTCATCCCCGCAGGATTTACTGCACGCCATCCACACGGTTGGAAACGGTGAAGGCTTTCTCTCCCCGACCATCGCATCCAAAGTGATGCGCGAGATCAACCAGCCACCCAAACTGCCGCCCACCAAAGATCCGCTCACGGAACGTGAAAATGAGATCCTGCAACTCGTCGCGCAGGGACTGACCAACGACCAGATTGCAGAGCAACTGGTCGTCAGCGAGCGGACGGTGCGAACGCACGTCAGCAACATTCTGGCAAAACTGCAATTGGCAAACCGCACCCAAGCCGCGTTGTACGCGTTGAAAGAGGGATTGGCTTCGCTGTAA
- a CDS encoding PAS domain-containing protein, translating into MSAETHLPAIEPEITPKPSLTDEEKLQLVAKVSADAIYDWDIVGGETRWNHGMRTLFGYAGDTVQTHHWWQERIFPDDKERVVESVRKALEKKVDYWTEEYKFRRVDGTNAHVIDRGYFIYDKDRNPLRMIGAMVDITSRINLAEAEIKSAIEERQRLARDLHDTVAQTLYSMTLLAEAVRRMANAGDLDQVQAYASRLGETAQQSLKEMRLLVYEMRTSVLEEQGLAKAIQNRLDAVEKRSGIDVHFQTNLEGKLPEPLEQGLFYIVSEALTNSLKHANATSVKVVMCVDGTEEVAIEVSDNGRGFDLNAAKDGGGIGLNSMKERAEKLGGAMKVVSETGQGTRVLVRVPFP; encoded by the coding sequence ATGTCAGCCGAAACGCACCTACCTGCGATAGAGCCTGAAATCACCCCAAAGCCATCCCTCACCGACGAAGAAAAACTTCAGCTTGTCGCCAAAGTCTCTGCCGATGCCATCTACGATTGGGATATCGTGGGAGGTGAAACGCGCTGGAACCACGGCATGCGGACGTTGTTCGGTTATGCAGGGGATACTGTGCAGACTCATCACTGGTGGCAGGAACGTATCTTCCCCGATGATAAGGAACGGGTGGTCGAGAGTGTCCGAAAAGCGCTCGAAAAAAAAGTGGATTACTGGACAGAGGAATACAAATTTCGCCGCGTAGACGGGACAAACGCGCACGTCATTGACCGTGGTTATTTTATTTATGATAAGGATCGCAATCCGCTTCGTATGATCGGTGCAATGGTGGATATAACCAGCAGAATCAATCTGGCAGAGGCGGAGATCAAGTCTGCCATCGAGGAACGTCAGCGGCTGGCGCGCGACCTGCACGATACCGTCGCGCAGACGTTATACAGCATGACACTTTTGGCGGAGGCAGTCCGCCGCATGGCGAACGCGGGAGATCTGGATCAGGTTCAGGCGTATGCGAGCCGCCTGGGAGAAACTGCCCAGCAGTCCTTGAAGGAGATGCGGCTCCTCGTTTACGAGATGCGCACGTCGGTTCTCGAGGAACAGGGTCTGGCGAAAGCCATCCAGAATCGCCTTGATGCCGTCGAAAAACGTTCAGGCATTGATGTCCACTTTCAGACCAACCTTGAGGGGAAATTGCCCGAGCCCCTGGAGCAGGGTTTGTTTTACATCGTGAGCGAGGCGCTGACGAATTCGCTGAAACATGCCAACGCAACTTCGGTTAAGGTTGTGATGTGTGTGGATGGCACAGAAGAAGTGGCAATCGAAGTCAGCGACAATGGGCGCGGCTTCGACCTGAACGCGGCAAAGGACGGCGGCGGCATCGGGTTGAACAGCATGAAGGAGCGCGCCGAAAAACTGGGCGGCGCAATGAAGGTCGTTTCGGAAACGGGACAGGGAACGCGCGTGCTGGTGCGCGTCCCGTTCCCTTAG
- a CDS encoding AAA family ATPase has product MSFPLLSTKLYPPLPTDGLVIRHRLVARIQAGANGRVTVISAPPGFGKTTLLSESLAANKNIKVAWYSLDEDDNEPGRFFTYIAASLRPLEPDPVPALDPLLAAGPSNPRELTAALINDLSEFVSKSVVLILDDYHHITQQPIHDVLAYLIDHLPNNIHLVFISRADPLLPLGRWRVRGQLTEIRADDLRFTEEKAAQFLNQTMGLSLSAEDIRTLEGRTEDWVASILRR; this is encoded by the coding sequence ATGTCGTTTCCGCTCCTATCCACCAAACTGTACCCGCCGCTCCCAACAGATGGGTTGGTCATTCGTCATAGATTGGTCGCACGGATACAGGCAGGCGCGAACGGCAGAGTGACGGTCATCTCCGCCCCACCCGGGTTTGGAAAAACAACCCTGCTTTCCGAATCGCTTGCGGCGAATAAAAATATAAAAGTGGCTTGGTACTCATTGGATGAAGACGACAATGAGCCGGGTCGCTTTTTTACTTATATTGCTGCCTCATTGCGCCCGCTTGAGCCTGATCCTGTCCCAGCGCTTGATCCCCTGCTGGCGGCTGGTCCCTCCAACCCACGCGAACTGACCGCCGCACTCATCAACGACCTCTCAGAATTTGTCAGCAAAAGCGTCGTCCTGATCTTGGACGATTATCACCATATCACGCAGCAGCCCATTCACGACGTGCTTGCCTACCTGATCGACCATCTTCCCAACAACATCCATCTCGTCTTCATCAGCCGCGCCGACCCGCTGCTCCCGCTGGGACGATGGCGCGTGCGCGGACAGTTGACCGAGATCCGCGCCGATGACTTGCGCTTCACCGAAGAAAAAGCCGCGCAATTTCTGAACCAAACGATGGGACTCTCACTGAGCGCCGAAGACATCCGCACGCTGGAAGGGCGCACCGAAGACTGGGTGGCGTCGATCTTGAGAAGATAA